TAGGCGTCCGGCGAGAATCGCTTCACGTTGCGGCAGACCTCTTCGATGATGGCCGCGTTGGTCTTCAACAGATCCTCCCGGCTCATGCCCGGCTTGCGGGCGATGCCGGCCGTCACCACCACCACCTGGGAACCCCGCGTCTGTTCGTAACTGTTGGTTCCCGCAATCTTCACGTCGAACCCGGCGACCGGGCCCGCCTCCTGCAGGTCCAGCGCCTTTCCCTGGGGTAGCCCTTCGATTACGTCCACCAGCACCAGGTCGGCCAGCCCCTTCGAGGCCAGCCAGTGAGCGGTGGTTGCGCCCACATTCCCAGCCCCGACGATACTAACCTTTGGCCGCACGGCTGAACTACGCCCCCCTGCTTTATTGCTTGACTACGGCACGAAGGTGGTGCCCGCCGTGCCGTCGACCGCCTCTTCCAGAAGCTCCAGCGCCGTGATAGCGGCCCGGCCCCCGGTGGCCTCCACGAACTCGACGCACGCCTTCACCTTAGGGGCCATGCTTCCCGGCGCAAACTCACCCGATTCCAGGTAACGCCTGGCCTCGGCCGTCGTGACCGTCACAAGCTCCCTCTGCTGCGGCGTCCGGTAGCCCAGGTAGACCCGGGGCACGTCCGTGAGGATCACCAGCAGGTCCGCACGCATCTGGGCAGCGAGCCGGGACGAAGCCAGATCCTTGTCGATCACGGCTTCCACCCCGGTCAGCACGTAGTCGGCGTCCCGCTTCACCGGGATGCCGCCCCCGCCCGCGGCGATGACGATCACTCCCTGTTGCAGCAGCAACCGGATGGCCTGGGCCTCCACGATGGACACGGGTTGCGGCGAGGCCACCACCCGGCGCCAGCCGCGCCCGGCGTCCTCCCTGTAGGTATAACCGGTCTCCGCAGCCAGCTGCCTCGCCTGTTCCTCCGAATAAAACGGCCCGATGGGCTTGGTGGGGTCGCTGAACGCCGGATCCGA
This sequence is a window from Bacillota bacterium. Protein-coding genes within it:
- the arcC gene encoding carbamate kinase → MQLMMVVALGGNAILKPNQRGTAAEQRENLRQTSRQLVRLVQRGHQVVVTHGNGPQVGSILLQQEAGRAAGVAPMPLDVCGAESQGLLGYLIQQSLYNELVRANIEKSIVTVLTQTVVDPSDPAFSDPTKPIGPFYSEEQARQLAAETGYTYREDAGRGWRRVVASPQPVSIVEAQAIRLLLQQGVIVIAAGGGGIPVKRDADYVLTGVEAVIDKDLASSRLAAQMRADLLVILTDVPRVYLGYRTPQQRELVTVTTAEARRYLESGEFAPGSMAPKVKACVEFVEATGGRAAITALELLEEAVDGTAGTTFVP